One Chanodichthys erythropterus isolate Z2021 chromosome 10, ASM2448905v1, whole genome shotgun sequence DNA segment encodes these proteins:
- the si:ch1073-335m2.2 gene encoding msx2-interacting protein isoform X1, which produces MVRETRHLWVGNLPEHVREEKIVEHFKRYGRVESVKVLRKRGSEGGVAAFVDFVDIKSAQKAHNAVNKMGDRDLRTDYNEPGSVPSAVRGLEDGTPSSSHGREVAGFSRSTVGPVYGPPVSLHTREGRYERRLDGSSSDSRERAYEHSPYGHHERSGTFDRPRHYNTDYYRDRSMFASGVSSSPAASALSGGFDASESHFESRIRDPFTLSSSARRDPYRDDRGRRADRTYHHHRRSRSSHSSQSRHPSPQRSAGQTPKAAHSPKRAPVSPSRGPRSRSRSPSSSSDSVSSTSSTGSGSSDSNSSSSEGSRARSVQSTATHAPPAPPVLALDSDEPRRSFGIRVQNLPTRSTDTSLKDGLFHEFKKYGKVTSVQIHGASEERYGLVFFRQQEDQEKALSVSKGKLFFGMLIEVTAWNGPETESENEFRPLDGRIDEFHPKATRTLFIGNLEKTTNYQQLLDVFQRFGEIVDIDIKRVNGIPQYAFVQYSDIASVCKAIKKMDGEYLGTNRLKLGFGKSMPTACVWLDGLTSNITEQYLTRHFCRYGPVVKVVFDRLKGMALILYNNTDFAQAAVRETKGWKIGGNKIKMKTKAKLEMAGRINTDAAVVDFASQESQMAFYRSMQASGQDIRDFYDIPSERREERRTPYHEFSAERAYYENVRTPGIYAEDPRRDYPGRSRDRYAELDHYQGEHYDPRYHEDPREYRDYRDPFEDIRKYSYIQRERERERERFEADRGRWSPSHQRRPLTPSASPSPSDRVSREAERRVYRHSSERSGSCSSLSPPPPQFEKSEKSPVDYKSEGLEREMEQTEAERASGAESKKRSRRKEKADREKGEKAKQRRGKVQSPTVPHSEAEREASLDLGSGKVKVSDLESQERQKHKGDKEPSPTDHVTRLESQKGERLDQCKSESLDRDGKGKSKKHLKSDSGSDGKDSLLDSDRLAARKRRFGDPSGKTIRQKRGRLEDDLVSAISQPAEFAMNTGFAKETDVDVKAEKEAQKREHSKSRIGSHYSQREELDSTTRGTSQGPPLRPGELSEVDILDSKSHPVPRRFSNDGTSDKDNKVRDEYLENIDLSQSYRKQMEQNRRLRQQLQTPDKPGKTETHQGIDAEDLEHRSLVHEVGKPPQDVTDTSPPSKIKKQESFEMEMSAKRERIYRTVRQKSEDLEWNNTNSPRFQHAPLQREEEYADPRIQMTVREVKEPSKPEDNVPLDLELASKRMQTSQMSKMSTSLQDEQQRRWESQLKQDLLPDFSRTSEKRRLNRKYLDYGLWPDLEPGEVRSDSEEDRENKPNSPAPSTSVSFSERHRPDRLSESKLTSSLERHKFRSFADDQTITPDTKALLERAKSLSSSREDNWSFLDYDSHFASFRSRKDTEKVESAPRPTPSWYMKKKKIRSESEDKVDDRKEDPKPEEQERRELFASRFLHSSIFEQDSRRLQHLEQKHEDPEHGIGYLYSQQGPAEGQPDPEPVVLFHSRFLELTRLQQQKNKEQIPQNTKHEESIDATRVSKTPEEEQAPQQQNAAEPSIHQAEIKSISPVQAPQTSPVQAPQISPPALAAKESLPSAETECADTPTYNLLDPSMKEEDKEHELPSAQSLKPLLEEPSEPNCSPECQESKIPVEEIVLKTNDFESAPETNQVVVELLSSNETPASNLQPETEPPVKFPESQSPLSSIPSEQHEKEPEPPVTEAESNSTDDQKVADNYPVEEAVSPPPKSRNKKAKTSPTTPVTTPLPATPDKQSTRKSVRIDKEKLKRSSSPRGVASKAVPDSKSASKSPGHSTEMEQGTEQNVPSRARRRNVRSVYAKPFEDENALQPGKDAESPRAVRKRGVDKDVGTDVETVTAAPLKRGRPPKNRRQAEDVPAGKTERSKSTESKELDAIEMNSEDVPKVGKGKFSPHTQKGVSPVNVSASGNGKKGDKMEKISESSKLITEENSLVLKNLTIRLDVTEVKAMLQTSEDEPGADDSPKKSSPGVSSKDEVLEAKFENNAMDEVNNCEGETLPASTKAIEPDVALLSRELELEQAVENIAKLTEDASPPPFKSNLTKAQRSLAEEPERDSEEEKPANPSSETELAAAIDSITSEDTSCTLPQEQIINSAVDSDADMQTLGSSSKVSETCVSTTVEETITTPKKVCKGRAKASKKGKGQKGAGSKKEPFKDAVLDAENIPVKSPESIPTELPTVTERSPTSTAVVITSSSKQGVTLTAPNADIPNEPELPLKTEMDIPKSSPALSRSPTSKYQPYSYKNTSPSMSPTRTCLKNLSSYPSRISVSPTERFNQPKEAGVLSPPQTSVESPTLPSDTPVHDANSGDLRKILTKPRTGPVLDIGATSGNMHPHSVRESDITPDVVTSKSAHQDNRQPSVSAQPVVRQPASIPSPETKQIFSEKSVISVIASTPTSVISRVCNPPDSEDKPNVPIGNPFLDKQPPKQIYQPSLEESSTYHGPPVGEEGGNAGRYIVESTSLSTGSSTGLRVQTSEGVVVLSHSGQKMEGPHRISAKISQIPPASAVDIESQQLVSMPQIKQELYSASQPPSSKCSLPSDHGHSMKPQLNVSTIKQESALDKLESSYTPVQSGVVKILQQTPGPSQVMSYHHTVMKHPKKGDGSESLSVDGVKPAWVPTISPAISPHLPPAASNHVGFIAGTSTDRTPSLIQPKQEPRSPRKSGHPHSPFAKVSSPIGSSSPKGVSMVLPPGLPPLSPYVSTVHHSEQSVIMPPHNAHSGIGRMSPHRVGPIGHLTQGEVRVNTPPLSMMNYAIHSESLTSSWPPGQQRPTSPQAVGNREMVLKVNTANARSHDGGEEEARRFHTSLGRPPAAQLKPESIPAEYRGALPSGLPIERFNMSPRDMRVLIHHQQSDRPTAELHQVHVPENMPPSSTPTSMAASLSPRPHLLAKGVSEKDPSKTSELRRAQTPPSKEGMMAIRSAMPPMASPQRVQLMTPGAGTSFPEYSAMYTNLRPTHAQFADNSPMGINQSTHSIPQSQATQEPESSQPQAEAKVELVGHQPVNMVQLLTKYPIVWQGLLALKNDTAAVQLHFLCGNKALGLRSLPLPESGGILRIVQRMRLEAQQLEGVARRMTGESDFCLLLAMPCGVNQDDVLNQTQALKSAFINYLQAKLAAGIINVPNPGSNQPAYVLQIFPPCEFSESHLSRLAPDLLSQISSISPHLMIVITSV; this is translated from the exons CAGCAGCTCTGACAGTCGGGAGCGAGCGTACGAGCACAGTCCTTACGGACACCACGAGCGCAGCGGCACATTCGACAGGCCGCGGCACTACAACACAGACTATTACAGGGACCGTTCTATGTTTGCCTCCGGGGTCAGCTCCAGCCCGGCCGCTAGTGCTCTTAGCGGTGGCTTTGATGCGTCCGAGTCTCACTTTGAGTCTCGGATTCGTGACCCTTTTACCCTTTCCAGTTCCGCTCGCCGCGACCCGTACCGGGACGATAGGGGCCGGCGCGCTGACCGGACGTACCACCATCATCGGCGGAGCCGGTCCTCGCACTCTTCCCAGTCCCGGCACCCGTCGCCTCAGAGGAGCGCGGGACAGACCCCTAAAGCCGCCCACTCGCCCAAAAGAGCGCCCGTGTCTCCCAGCCGGGGCCCGCGCTCGCGCTCACGCAGCCCGTCTTCAAGCTCGGACTCGGTCAGCAGCACCAGCAGCACTGGCAGCGGCAG cagtgattcaaacaGCAGCTCCAGTGAAGGGTCGCGAGCGCGCTCAGTGCAGTCTACGGCCACTCACGCTCCTCCTGCTCCTCCTGTGCTCGCGCTGGACTCTGACGAGCCACGGAGGAGCTTCGGCATCAGAGTCCAGAACCTCCCGACACGATCCACAG ATACGAGTTTGAAAGACGGGCTCTTTCACGAGTTTAAGAAGTATGGGAAGGTGACATCGGTGCAGATCCACGGGGCGTCGGAAGAGCGCTACGGTTTGGTGTTCTTCCGACAGCAGGAGGACCAGGAGAAAGCCCTCAGCGTGTCCAAAGGGAAGCTCTTCTTCGGGATGCTGATCGAGGTCACGGCCTGGAACGGCCCCGAGACGGAGAGCGAGAATGAGTTTCGTCCCCTGGACGGACGCATCGACGAGTTTCACCCCAAGGCCACTCGTACGCTGTTTATCGGAAACCTGGAGAAGACCACCAACTATCAGCAGCTACTCGACGTCTTCCAGCGCTTCGGGGAGATTGTG GATATTGATATCAAGAGGGTGAATGGCATTCCCCAGTATGCATTTGTTCAATACTCTGATATTGCAAGTGTTTGTAAAGCCATTAAGAAAATGGATGGAGAGTATCTCGGCACCAACAGACTGAAG CTTGGGTTTGGGAAGAGTATGCCGACAGCATGCGTGTGGTTGGACGGGCTGACCTCGAATATCACAGAGCAGTACCTCACACGACACTTCTGTCGCTACGGACCCGTCGTTAAG GTTGTGTTTGATAGGTTAAAAGGAATGGCTCTTATTCTGTACAACAACACTGATTTTGCCCAAGCAGCTGTTAGAGAAACCAAAGGATGGAAGATAGGAGGGAACAAAATTAAG ATGAAGACTAAGGCAAAATTAGAAATGGCTGGCAGAATTAACACTGATGCAGCtgtg GTTGATTTTGCCAGTCAGGAGAGTCAAATGGCTTTCTATCGATCTATGCAGGCATCAGGGCAGGACATCCGTGACTTTTATGATATTCCATCAGAGAGGAG gGAAGAGAGGCGAACTCCTTATCATGAGTTTTCAGCTGAGCGGGCATATTACGAGAATGTAAGGACTCCTGGCATTTACGCCGAAGACCCCCGTCGAGACTATCCTGGTCGCAGTCGCGATCGCTATGCAGAGTTGGATCATTACCAAGGAGAACATTACGATCCCCGCTATCATGAGGACCCACGGGAATACAGAGATTATCGAGACCCTTTTGAGGACATCAGGAAGTACAGCTATATCCAGCGTGAACGTGAACGGGAGCGGGAGCGATTTGAGGCCGATCGAGGCAGATGGAGCCCGTCTCATCAGCGTCGTCCCTTAACTCCCTCTGCTTCACCCTCACCTTCTGATCGAGTCTCACGAGAAGCTGAAAGACGCGTGTACAGACACTCCTCTGAGAGATCTGGAAGCTGCAGCTCACTGTCTCCACCTCCACCTCAGTTTGAGAAATCTGAGAAATCGCCAGTAGATTACAAATCAGAAGGACTGGAGAGAGAAATGGAGCAGACCGAAGCAGAGCGTGCAAGTGGAGCGGAGAGCAAGAAGCGTAGCAGACGCAAGGAaaaggctgacagagagaaggGAGAGAAAGCAAAGCAAAGGAGAGGCAAAGTGCAGTCTCCCACTGTTCCTCATTCTGAAGCAGAGAGAGAGGCTAGTCTGGATTTGGGTTCTGGGAAAGTAAAAGTTTCAGATTTAGAGAGTCAAGAAAGGCAGAAGCATAAAGGGGACAAAGAACCCTCTCCTACTGACCACGTTACTCGCCTCGAGTCTCAAAAGGGAGAGAGACTCGATCAGTGCAAAAGTGAGTCGTTAGACAGGGATGGGAAAGGAAAGTcaaagaaacatttaaaatctgACTCTGGTAGTGATGGCAAAGATTCCCTTTTAGATTCTGACAGACTTGCAGCGAGAAAGAGGCGGTTTGGTGATCCCAGTGGGAAAACTATAAGACAGAAAAGAGGCCGTCTAGAGGATGATCTAGTTTCTGCGATTAGCCAACCTGCAGAATTTGCAATGAACACAGGATTTGCAAAAGAGACTGATGTTGATGTGAAAGCAGAGAAAGAGGCTCAAAAAAGAGAACACTCCAAATCCAGGATTGGTTCTCATTATAGTCAAAGGGAAGAGCTGGATAGCACTACGAGAGGGACGTCTCAAGGCCCACCATTACGACCAGGTGAATTATCTGAAGTGGATATTTTGGACTCAAAATCGCACCCTGTGCCTAGGCGATTTTCAAACGATGGAACCTCAGATAAGGACAACAAAGTAAGGGACGAATATCTAGAAAATATTGACCTTTCTCAGAGTTACCGCAAACAGATGGAGCAAAACCGGCGGCTACGGCAGCAGCTGCAGACGCCTGATAAACCAGGAAAGACAGAAACTCATCAAGGTATAGATGCAGAAGATCTTGAGCATCGTAGTCTGGTGCATGAGGTTGGCAAGCCTCCGCAGGATGTAACCGATACCTCACCTCCAAGTAAGATCAAGAAACAAGAGTCCTTTGAGATGGAAATGAGTGCTAAGAGGGAAAGGATTTACCGAACAGTTCGGCAAAAGAGTGAAGACCTTGAGTGGAATAACACAAACTCTCCAAGGTTTCAGCATGCCCCGCTACAAAGAGAGGAAGAATATGCAGACCCCCGTATTCAAATGACTGTGAGAGAAGTAAAAGAACCCTCAAAACCTGAAGATAATGTTCCATTAGATCTGGAACTTGCCAGTAAACGGATGCAAACCTCACAGATGTCAAAGATGAGTACATCGCTACAAGATGAGCAGCAAAGACGATGGGAGAGTCAACTAAAGCAAGACTTGTTACCAGACTTTTCAAGGACCTCTGAGAAAAGACGTCTCAATCGGAAGTACTTGGATTATGGACTTTGGCCTGATTTGGAACCTGGTGAAGTGCGTTCTGACTCTGAAGAGGATCGTGAAAATAAGCCCAACTCTCCTGCGCCATCAACTTCTGTATCTTTCTCTGAAAGGCATCGTCCAGACAGGTTGTCAGAGTCCAAGCTAACATCCTCTCTAGAGAGACACAAATTCCGTTCTTTTGCAGATGATCAGACAATCACTCCAGATACTAAAGCTTTGTTAGAGCGTGCAAAGTCTTTGTCCTCCTCAAGAGAAGACAACTGGTCTTTCCTTGATTATGATTCACATTTTGCCAGTTTCAGAAGTAGAAAGGACACCGAAAAGGTAGAGTCAGCACCAAGACCAACTCCCTCATGGTacatgaagaagaaaaaaattcgAAGTGAGTCTGAAGACAAAGTGGATGACAGGAAAGAAGATCCAAAGCCAGAAGAACAGGAGAGACGAGAGTTGTTTGCGTCGCGTTTTTTGCACAGTTCTATTTTTGAGCAGGATTCAAGGCGTCTCCAGCATCTGGAGCAAAAGCATGAGGACCCTGAACATGGTATTGGATATCTGTACTCTCAGCAAGGCCCAGCAGAAGGGCAGCCTGACCCAGAACCAGTTGTGCTTTTCCATAGCCGTTTCTTGGAGCTAACAAGGTTGCAGCAACAGAAGAATAAAGAACAAATCCCTCAAAATACCAAGCATGAAGAATCCATAGATGCAACTAGAGTAAGTAAAACACCAGAGGAAGAACAAGCTCCACAGCAACAAAATGCTGCTGAACCTAGTATCCATCAAGCTGAGATCAAATCAATTAGCCCTGTTCAGGCTCCTCAGACTAGTCCTGTCCAAGCTCCTCAAATATCACCGCCTGCTTTAGCAGCCAAAGAATCCTTGCCATCAGCAGAAACAGAATGTGCTGATACTCCTACCTATAATTTGCTTGATCCTTCCATGAAGGAGGAAGATAAAGAGCATGAATTGCCCTCAGCTCAGTCATTAAAGCCTTTACTTGAGGAACCCTCAGAACCCAATTGTTCTCCAGAATGCCAAGAGTCAAAGATACCAGTCGAGGAGATTGTATTGAAGACTAATGACTTTGAAAGTGCTCCTGAAACCAACCAAGTTGTTGTAGAACTGCTCTCGAGCAACGAAACACCAGCCAGCAATTTGCAACCAGAGACCGAGCCTCCAGTCAAGTTTCCTGAATCCCAAAGTCCCCTCTCAAGTATCCCTTCTGAGCAACATGAAAAGGAACCTGAGCCACCTGTTACAGAGGCTGAATCTAACAGTACAGATGATCAGAAAGTTGCTGATAATTATCCAGTTGAAGAAGCTGTGTCTCCCCCTCCAAAGTCAAGAAATAAAAAAGCTAAAACCTCTCCTACCACACCGGTAACTACACCTCTGCCTGCTACCCCAGACAAACAGAGTACCCGCAAAAGTGTGCGCATTgacaaagaaaaactgaaacGCTCATCTTCTCCAAGAGGAGTGGCATCCAAGGCAGTACCTGATTCAAAGTCAGCAAGTAAGTCCCCTGGGCACAGCACAGAAATGGAGCAAGGTACAGAGCAAAATGTACCATCTAGGGCAAGACGTAGGAATGTGCGTTCTGTTTATGCTAAACCATTTGAAGATGAAAATGCTCTGCAACCTGGAAAAGATGCTGAATCACCTCGTGCTGTGCGGAAGCGTGGCGTAGATAAAGATGTGGGTACTGATGTAGAGACTGTTACTGCAGCACCCTTGAAACGGGGACGCCCCCCCAAGAATCGACGCCAAGCAGAGGATGTACCAGCAGGAAAAACTGAACGGTCAAAATCAACTGAGTCTAAAGAATTGGATGCAATTGAGATGAACAGTGAGGATGTTCCCAAAGTAGGTAAAGGCAAATTTTCACCCCACACACAAAAAGGAGTAAGTCCAGTGAATGTATCTGCATCTGGAAATGGAAAAAAGGGAGACAAAATGGAGAAAATATCAGAAAGTTCCAAACTCATTACTGAAGAAAACTCTCTTGTTCTTAAAAACCTTACAATTCGGCTTGATGTGACCGAGGTAAAGGCAATGCTTCAGACTAGTGAAGATGAACCTGGAGCTGATGATTCTCCCAAAAAGAGCTCACCTGGTGTGTCTTCAAAGGATGAGGTACTAGAAGCTAAATTTGAAAATAATGCCATGGATGAAGTTAATAATTGTGAAGGAGAAACATTGCCTGCTTCAACAAAAGCCATTGAGCCAGATGTAGCTTTGCTGTCTCGAGAGCTGGAGCTTGAGCAAGCTGTTGAGAATATTGCAAAGCTGACAGAAGATGCATCTCCTCCTCCGTTCAAAAGTAACTTGACAAAGGCACAACGTTCATTAGCTGAAGAACCAGAGCGTGACTCAGAAGAAGAAAAGCCTGCAAATCCATCCAGTGAAACAGAACTTGCTGCTGCTATAGATTCCATTACGTCAGAGGACACATCTTGTACCCTGCCacaagaacaaataatcaactCTGCTGTAGATTCGGATGCTGATATGCAGACGCTTGGATCCAGTTCAAAAGTATCTGAAACCTGTGTTAGCACAACAGTTGAGGAGACCATAACCACTCCTAAAAAAGTGTGTAAAGGCAGAGCAAAAGCTTCAAAGAAGGGCAAAGGCCAAAAGGGTGCTGGAAGCAAAAAGGAACCCTTCAAAGATGCAGTTTTGGATGCTGAAAACATCCCTGTGAAGTCACCAGAATCCATACCCACCGAACTTCCAACAGTCACAGAAAGATCACCCACAAGTACAGCTGTTGTCATTACTTCATCGTCCAAGCAGGGTGTAACTTTAACAGCGCCTAATGCAGACATTCCAAACGAACCTGAGTTGCCTCTTAAAACTGAGATGGATATCCCAAAATCTTCTCCTGCTCTCAGCAGAAGCCCAACATCCAAGTATCAGCCTTAttcatacaaaaacacatcccCCTCAATGTCTCCAACAAGAACTTGCCTCAAGAATTTATCCTCATACCCAAGCAGGATTTCTGTTTCCCCAACAGAGCGCTTCAATCAGCCAAAAGAAGCTGGGGTCCTCTCCCCTCCACAGACCTCTGTAGAGAGCCCGACATTACCCTCAGATACCCCTGTTCATGATGCCAACTCAGGTGATTTGCGTAAAATCCTCACAAAGCCTAGAACTGGCCCAGTGTTGGACATTGGTGCTACATCTGGGAATATGCATCCTCATTCTGTAAGGGAAAGTGACATTACACCAGATGTGGTAACCAGCAAAAGTGCTCATCAAGATAACAGGCAACCCTCCGTTTCAGCCCAACCTGTAGTTCGACAACCTGCTTCTATACCATCCCCGGAAACAAAGCAGATCTTCAGTGAGAAGTCCGTTATTTCGGTTATTGCTTCCACTCCTACCTCTGTCATCAGTCGAGTTTGCAATCCCCCTGACTCAGAGGATAAGCCAAATGTTCCCATTGGAAATCCCTTTCTCGACAAACAACCTCCAAAACAGATTTACCAGCCAAGCTTGGAGGAAAGCAGTACTTACCATGGTCCACCAGTCGGTGAGGAAGGTGGAAATGCTGGTCGTTATATTGTGGAGAGTACATCGCTGAGTACAGGTTCAAGCACAGGACTGAGAGTTCAGACATCAGAAGGTGTAGTGGTGCTGAGTCATTCTGGACAGAAAATGGAGGGGCCACATCGCATAAGTGCCAAAATCAGCCAGATCCCACCTGCCAGTGCTGTGGACATAGAGTCACAGCAGCTGGTGTCCATGCCCCAGATCAAGCAGGAACTTTACAGTGCCTCCCAGCCACCATCTTCGAAATGCTCACTTCCTTCAGATCATGGGCATTCAATGAAACCACAACTAAATGTCTCCACAATTAAACAAGAGTCTGCACTGGACAAATTAGAATCCTCTTACACTCCAGTTCAAAGTGGAGTTGTTAAAATATTGCAACAAACGCCTGGCCCATCACAGGTCATGAGTTACCATCATACTGTGATGAAGCACCCCAAGAAGGGAGATGGGTCAGAGTCCCTCAGCGTGGATGGCGTGAAACCTGCCTGGGTCCCAACTATTAGTCCGGCTATAAGTCCACATCTTCCCCCAGCAGCAAGCAATCATGTTGGGTTCATAGCTGGCACATCGACAGATCGAACTCCGTCACTTATTCAACCTAAGCAGGAGCCGCGATCTCCCAGGAAATCTGGACACCCTCATTCTCCTTTTGCCAAAGTGTCGTCTCCTATAGGCTCTTCATCTCCAAAAGGTGTGTCTATGGTCCTTCCCCCTGGGTTACCCCCTCTGTCCCCATATGTTTCCACTGTCCACCACTCTGAGCAGTCTGTGATCATGCCCCCACACAATGCTCACAGTGGTATTGGAAGAATGTCACCACACCGTGTTGGCCCAATAGGGCACCTCACTCAGGGTGAGGTAAGAGTGAACACTCCTCCTCTCTCTATGATGAACTATGCCATTCACTCTGAAAGCCTCACTTCCTCTTGGCCACCTGGCCAGCAGCGACCCACATCTCCCCAGGCCGTGGGGAACAGGGAAATGGTCCTCAAAGTTAACACAGCCAATGCAAGAAGCCATGATGGGGGGGAAGAAGAGGCAAGGCGTTTCCATACATCTCTTGGAAGACCACCAGCTGCTCAACTGAAACCAGAATCCATACCAGCAGAATATCGTGGAGCTCTCCCCAGTGGTTTACCAATCGAACGATTCAACATGTCACCAAGAGACATGCGAGTACTCATTCACCACCAGCAAAGCGATCGTCCCACTGCAGAATTACACCAGGTGCATGTCCCTGAGAACATGCCACCCTCTTCAACTCCTACCAGCATGGCGGCATCTCTTTCCCCTCGGCCACACTTGTTAGCAAAGGGAGTATCTGAGAAGGACCCCTCGAAAACATCAGAGCTTAGGAGGGCACAGACCCCTCCCAGTAAGGAGGGAATGATGGCAATCCGTAGTGCAATGCCTCCCATGGCTTCTCCTCAGAGAGTTCAGCTGATGACACCAGGAGCTGGAACATCCTTCCCTGAATATTCAGCCATGTATACAAACCTACGGCCCACCCACGCTCAGTTTGCTGATAATTCTCCAATGGGGATTAACCAGTCCACCCATAGCATCCCACAATCACAGGCAA CTCAAGAGCCAGAGTCAAGTCAGCCACAAGCTGAAGCTAAAGTGGAGTTGGTTGGACATCAGCCGGTGAATATGGTGCAGCTTCTGACG AAATACCCTATTGTGTGGCAAGGCCTACTGGCACTGAAGAATGATACAGCAGCGGTTCAGCTGCATTTCTTATGTGGAAACAAAGCTCTTGGCCTGCGGTCTTTGCCTCTCCCGGAGAGTGGAGGGATTCTCCGCATCGTACAGAGAATGAGGCTGGAGGCGCAGCAGTTGGAGGGAGTCGCTCGCAGAATGACG GGGGAGAGTGACTTCTGCCTCCTGTTGGCCATGCCGTGTGGCGTCAACCAGGACGACGTGTTGAACCAAACGCAGGCGCTCAAATCTGCCTTCATCAATTACCTGCAGGCCAAACTGGCGGCTGGAATCATCAACGTCCCCAATCCCGGCTCCAATCAG CCTGCCTACGTGCTGCAGATCTTCCCACCGTGCGAGTTTTCCGAGAGCCACCTGTCGCGGCTCGCTCCGGACCTCCTCAGCCAGATCTCCAGCATCTCTCCGCACCTCATGATTGTCATCACCTCTGTGTGA